One stretch of Lysobacter sp. TY2-98 DNA includes these proteins:
- a CDS encoding metal-dependent hydrolase yields the protein MPSVVGHFAIPLASRIPRAFPPRLLVTGLIASMLPDADTIGALFGIERGTLLAHRGVTHSLAFALVVAGIAVLGSRWLQVRAARAGLFVLACALSHPLLDLLTNGGPGVMIGWPLSDARVFAPWRPIEVSPIGAAFLSARGLTVVASELVWVVAPALMVALAARRAHRK from the coding sequence ATGCCGAGCGTCGTCGGCCACTTCGCCATTCCGCTCGCCTCGCGCATTCCGCGTGCATTTCCGCCGCGCCTGCTCGTCACGGGGCTGATCGCCTCGATGCTGCCCGACGCCGACACGATCGGCGCGCTGTTCGGCATCGAGCGCGGCACGTTGTTGGCGCACCGCGGCGTCACGCATTCGCTCGCGTTCGCGCTGGTCGTCGCCGGCATCGCGGTGCTGGGTTCGCGCTGGTTGCAGGTGCGTGCGGCACGCGCGGGCCTGTTCGTGCTGGCCTGCGCGCTGTCGCATCCCTTGCTCGACCTTCTCACCAATGGCGGCCCGGGCGTGATGATCGGCTGGCCGCTGAGCGATGCGCGCGTGTTCGCGCCATGGCGGCCGATCGAGGTTTCGCCCATCGGTGCAGCATTCCTCAGCGCTCGCGGGCTGACGGTGGTGGCGTCCGAGCTGGTGTGGGTGGTCGCACCTGCGCTCATGGTCGCGCTCGCTGCACGTCGGGCACATCGAAAATGA
- a CDS encoding YraN family protein: MTPVASTRSRGARVEAAARDHLVRAGLSPVAANANYRFGELDLVMRDGATLVFVEVRFRADDRFGGGAQSITHAKRRKLVRAASAFLAAHPRWADAPCRFDVVEASGDIERPVLSWLRDAFRADDC, from the coding sequence GTGACCCCGGTCGCCTCCACGCGCTCGCGCGGCGCGCGCGTGGAAGCCGCGGCCCGCGACCATCTGGTTCGTGCAGGACTTTCACCGGTCGCTGCGAATGCGAACTACCGCTTCGGCGAACTGGACCTGGTGATGCGCGACGGCGCGACGCTGGTGTTCGTCGAAGTGCGCTTCCGTGCCGATGACCGCTTCGGCGGTGGCGCGCAATCCATCACGCACGCCAAGCGTCGCAAGCTCGTCCGGGCCGCGAGCGCGTTCCTCGCCGCACACCCGCGCTGGGCGGACGCGCCGTGCCGCTTCGATGTGGTCGAAGCGAGCGGCGACATCGAGCGTCCCGTGCTGTCGTGGTTGCGCGACGCATTCCGCGCCGACGACTGCTGA
- a CDS encoding penicillin-binding protein activator — protein sequence MPNAVPRVTFRSIPRIATLLLATALAVGCVPTPTRSTAPTDTTNAATRDAMLQASQLAIAASTQTGTQRHDTDAQIDRLLAQLDDATLQREAARLAADDPLYGYAGRALLRRGLPLPHAFARGWNFDNRPPAERDGYRPPVKLAVLLPLSGSLSVAARPVRDGFLAGYYGETRRRPEVRFYDTAGSAAGAMSAYDRATADGNDFVVGPLGRDEVSALFGRAELGVPMLALNRGTQSTPKGQSSFSLSPEDEGLAAADYLLHRNARNVLVIAAGDDTQRRAVASFRERLAARGGSVVAVADDDATDFAPVVAGKQIDAVFIATKGNVARAIVPRLQAAGIGDKPRAATSQILSGTGKAEDDRVLDGIAFPSESWVTRSVRGLGTAEATGARLPSAKGPAGRLFAFGFDAWLLTAYLDSLGRDAGAAVEGATGVLHLDGFGNVQRTPAWSTFANGDPAPLADAAR from the coding sequence ATGCCCAACGCCGTCCCCCGCGTCACGTTCCGCTCGATCCCCCGTATCGCCACGCTGCTGCTCGCGACCGCGCTCGCCGTCGGTTGCGTGCCGACGCCCACGCGCTCCACGGCGCCGACCGACACCACGAATGCCGCGACCCGCGACGCCATGCTGCAGGCGTCACAGCTCGCCATCGCGGCGTCGACGCAGACCGGCACGCAGCGCCACGACACCGACGCGCAGATCGATCGCCTGCTCGCACAACTCGATGACGCGACGCTGCAGCGCGAAGCCGCGCGCCTCGCCGCCGACGACCCGCTCTACGGCTACGCGGGCCGCGCCCTGCTGCGTCGCGGCCTGCCGCTGCCGCACGCATTCGCCCGCGGGTGGAATTTCGACAATCGCCCGCCCGCCGAACGCGACGGTTACCGCCCCCCGGTGAAGCTCGCGGTGCTGTTGCCGCTGTCGGGCTCGCTGTCGGTGGCCGCGCGCCCAGTGCGCGACGGTTTCCTCGCCGGCTACTACGGCGAAACGCGTCGTCGTCCGGAGGTGCGCTTCTACGACACGGCCGGTAGCGCAGCGGGCGCGATGTCCGCCTACGACCGCGCGACCGCCGACGGCAACGACTTCGTCGTCGGTCCGCTTGGCCGCGACGAAGTGAGCGCGCTGTTCGGTCGCGCGGAGCTCGGCGTACCGATGCTCGCGCTCAATCGCGGCACGCAGTCGACGCCGAAGGGCCAGTCGAGCTTCTCGCTGTCGCCGGAAGACGAAGGTCTTGCTGCGGCCGACTATCTGTTGCATCGCAATGCACGCAATGTGCTGGTGATCGCCGCGGGCGATGACACGCAGCGTCGCGCCGTCGCCAGCTTCCGCGAACGCCTCGCGGCGCGTGGCGGCAGCGTCGTCGCAGTCGCCGATGACGATGCGACCGACTTCGCGCCCGTCGTCGCCGGCAAGCAGATCGATGCGGTGTTCATCGCGACCAAGGGCAACGTCGCGCGCGCGATCGTGCCGCGCCTGCAGGCCGCGGGCATCGGCGACAAGCCGCGCGCGGCGACGTCACAGATCCTGTCGGGCACCGGCAAGGCGGAAGACGACCGCGTGCTCGACGGCATCGCGTTCCCCAGCGAGTCGTGGGTGACGCGCAGCGTGCGCGGCCTCGGCACCGCCGAAGCCACCGGCGCCCGCTTGCCCAGCGCGAAGGGACCGGCCGGCCGACTGTTCGCGTTCGGCTTCGACGCCTGGCTGCTCACCGCGTATCTCGACTCGCTGGGTCGCGACGCCGGCGCCGCGGTCGAAGGCGCGACCGGCGTGCTGCATCTCGACGGCTTCGGCAACGTGCAGCGCACGCCGGCGTGGTCGACCTTCGCGAACGGCGACCCCGCGCCGCTGGCCGACGCCGCGCGCTGA
- the rsmI gene encoding 16S rRNA (cytidine(1402)-2'-O)-methyltransferase: MQTPGTLHVVATPIGNLGDFGARAQDVLRSVDAICAEDTRHTRQLLAHFGIEKALIALHQHNEEAQVAQLVGRLREGQSLALVSDAGTPLVSDPGFRLVRAVREAGLRVSPVPGACAAIAALSVAGIASDRFAFEGFLPAKAGARRERLSALLAEPRTLIFYEASHRIEETLADFAAVFGSRRAVIARELTKLFETVLDGDLAQLHAVVAADPNQRKGEFVLIVEGAPEDEDATLAEGRRVYAKLCDHMKPSQAAKVAAEITGAPRKALYGGETA, translated from the coding sequence ATGCAGACCCCAGGCACGCTCCACGTCGTCGCCACCCCGATCGGCAACCTCGGCGACTTCGGTGCCCGCGCGCAGGACGTGCTCCGCTCCGTCGACGCCATCTGCGCCGAGGACACGCGGCATACGCGCCAGCTTCTCGCGCACTTCGGCATCGAAAAGGCATTGATCGCGCTGCACCAGCACAACGAGGAGGCGCAGGTCGCCCAGCTGGTCGGCCGCCTACGCGAGGGCCAGTCGCTGGCCTTGGTCAGCGACGCAGGCACCCCGCTCGTGAGTGACCCCGGCTTTCGGCTGGTGCGTGCGGTGCGCGAGGCGGGGCTGCGCGTGTCCCCGGTCCCGGGCGCGTGTGCGGCGATCGCGGCGCTGAGCGTGGCGGGCATCGCGTCCGACCGCTTCGCCTTCGAGGGTTTCCTGCCAGCCAAGGCGGGAGCGCGCCGCGAGCGTCTGTCAGCGCTGCTGGCCGAGCCGCGCACGCTGATCTTCTACGAGGCCTCGCATCGCATCGAGGAGACGCTGGCGGATTTCGCCGCGGTGTTCGGGTCGCGCCGCGCGGTGATCGCGCGGGAGCTGACCAAGCTGTTCGAGACCGTGCTCGACGGCGACCTCGCGCAGCTGCACGCGGTTGTCGCGGCCGATCCCAACCAGCGGAAGGGGGAGTTCGTGCTGATCGTCGAGGGCGCGCCGGAAGACGAGGACGCCACGCTGGCCGAAGGTCGCCGGGTCTACGCCAAGCTTTGCGACCACATGAAGCCCTCGCAGGCGGCGAAGGTCGCGGCCGAGATCACCGGCGCGCCGCGCAAGGCCCTCTACGGCGGCGAAACGGCCTGA
- a CDS encoding division/cell wall cluster transcriptional repressor MraZ, which produces MFQGESAITIDDKGRLAVPTAYRDVIARECGGRLVVTYNPFEAGSLYLYPQAVWERVRDQVNALPRTKRQNRFLQLKLVGAAAFVEPDANGRISLPASQRAAVGIEKRAVLLGMGDKFELWSEQAHLAQIRQTLSDDDLGDDLLGLEL; this is translated from the coding sequence GTGTTTCAGGGCGAATCCGCCATCACCATCGATGACAAAGGCCGGCTGGCGGTTCCTACCGCGTACCGCGACGTCATCGCGCGTGAGTGCGGCGGTCGCCTGGTCGTGACCTACAACCCGTTCGAAGCGGGCTCGCTCTACCTCTATCCGCAGGCCGTCTGGGAGCGCGTGCGCGACCAGGTCAACGCGTTGCCGCGGACCAAGCGTCAGAACCGTTTCCTGCAGCTGAAGCTCGTCGGCGCCGCCGCTTTCGTCGAGCCCGACGCCAACGGCCGCATTTCCCTACCGGCCAGTCAGCGTGCTGCCGTCGGCATCGAAAAGCGCGCCGTGCTGCTGGGCATGGGCGACAAGTTCGAACTGTGGAGCGAGCAGGCCCACCTCGCGCAGATCCGTCAGACGTTGTCCGACGACGATCTGGGCGACGACCTGCTGGGTCTCGAGTTGTGA
- the rsmH gene encoding 16S rRNA (cytosine(1402)-N(4))-methyltransferase RsmH, producing MERGALAGHLPVMYAQVLDGLRVVGDGTYLDGTFGRGGHARGVLEQLGPEGRLLVMDKDPDAIAVAEREFGGDPRVSIFRGSFAQLAQWDATAAGLDGVLFDLGVSSPQLDVAERGFSFGKDGPLDMRMDPESGISAAEWLNTASDREIADVLYTFGEERQSRRIARAIVARRAQAPFARTAELAELIASVIPRGDSKIHPATRSFQAIRIFINRELGDLEDGLDAAMARLKPGGRLAVISFHSLEDRIVKQFIAKHAKAPAGNRRMPVEVAFTPTLRDVGGAIKADDAELAVNPRARSAVLRVAEKIGEAA from the coding sequence ATGGAGCGCGGTGCGCTCGCAGGCCACCTCCCGGTGATGTACGCGCAGGTCCTGGACGGCCTGCGTGTCGTTGGGGATGGAACGTATCTGGACGGCACGTTCGGTCGCGGCGGGCATGCCCGCGGCGTACTGGAACAACTGGGCCCGGAAGGTCGCCTGCTCGTGATGGACAAGGATCCCGACGCGATCGCCGTCGCCGAACGTGAGTTCGGTGGCGATCCGCGCGTGTCCATATTCCGCGGCAGCTTCGCGCAGCTCGCGCAGTGGGATGCCACCGCAGCGGGACTCGACGGCGTGCTGTTCGATCTCGGCGTGTCGTCGCCGCAGCTCGACGTCGCCGAGCGCGGCTTCTCGTTCGGCAAGGACGGCCCGCTCGACATGCGCATGGATCCCGAGTCGGGCATCAGCGCGGCCGAATGGCTCAACACCGCGTCGGACAGGGAAATCGCCGACGTCCTGTACACCTTCGGCGAGGAGCGCCAGAGCCGACGCATCGCCCGCGCGATCGTCGCGCGTCGTGCGCAGGCGCCATTCGCGCGAACCGCCGAACTCGCGGAACTCATCGCGTCGGTGATTCCGCGCGGTGATTCGAAGATCCATCCGGCGACGCGTTCGTTCCAGGCGATCCGCATCTTCATCAATCGTGAACTCGGCGATCTGGAAGACGGTCTCGACGCCGCGATGGCGCGTCTGAAGCCTGGCGGTCGCCTCGCGGTGATCAGCTTCCACTCGCTGGAAGATCGCATCGTCAAGCAGTTCATCGCCAAGCACGCGAAGGCGCCGGCGGGCAATCGCCGCATGCCGGTCGAAGTCGCATTCACGCCGACGCTGCGCGATGTCGGCGGTGCGATCAAGGCGGACGACGCGGAGCTCGCGGTGAATCCGCGTGCGCGCAGTGCCGTTCTGCGCGTCGCTGAAAAGATCGGGGAGGCTGCATGA
- the ftsL gene encoding cell division protein FtsL, whose product MLRVLLAVLVVANVVTALAIVETRQRHRQLFVQVSKLERARDELNIEFGRLQLEQATWAESNRIDQVARDRLGMKFPEGNDIVVIRP is encoded by the coding sequence ATCCTGCGCGTCCTCCTCGCCGTGCTCGTGGTCGCCAACGTCGTGACCGCGCTGGCGATCGTCGAGACGCGCCAGCGTCATCGCCAGCTGTTCGTACAGGTCTCCAAGCTCGAGCGCGCGCGTGACGAGCTCAACATCGAGTTCGGCCGCCTGCAGCTCGAGCAGGCGACGTGGGCCGAGTCCAATCGCATCGACCAGGTTGCGCGTGATCGGCTCGGCATGAAGTTCCCCGAAGGCAACGACATCGTGGTGATCCGCCCATGA
- a CDS encoding penicillin-binding protein 2, whose protein sequence is MDVRMRLLCIAAAMGLCSFALVARAFYIQVLDRDFYVAQGEARSLREIPIATSRGMITDRNGEPLAVSTPVESVWGNPQELLKNPDRLPQLADALGVPVDVLQRKLSQKAGKEFLYLKRRINPDEAKKILALGVPGVASQREYRRFYPQGEAMAHVLGFTNVDDEGQEGLELAFDEWLRGKPGAKRVLRDGHGRIIENVDLVRAAEPGRDLTLTIDRRMQFLAYRELRKALMEHGASSGSIVTLDVTTGEVLAMANLPTFNPNAVSTSDREAHRNRAITDVFEPGSTMKPITIAAALTAGVVTPTTPIDLSPGWMKLGKYTIRDHSNYGLQTVTGVITKSSNIGASKISAKLQDRYFYEFIKRFGYGSKPGSGFPGEVSGVLAPPSRWNGLQKATISYGYGLSATPLQIAVAYAAIANHGVLTTPTFVKGEHGQTRQVLDPKVAHEVIKMMQTVTEPGGTATQGAILGYHVAGKTGTARKFNGRGGYSQRYLSYFAGIVPVDNPRFATVVVVNDPDPSKGYFGGLVSAPVFKSVMEGSLRLMDVPPDDIETWLAAQDKLTHGNSVATAPAPTPAPMPAPVASDDDVDIPFEAAPVTP, encoded by the coding sequence ATGGACGTGCGCATGCGCCTGCTGTGCATCGCCGCGGCGATGGGGCTGTGCTCGTTCGCGCTGGTCGCCCGCGCGTTCTACATCCAGGTGCTCGATCGCGACTTCTACGTCGCGCAGGGCGAGGCGCGTTCGTTGCGCGAGATCCCGATCGCGACGTCGCGCGGCATGATCACCGACCGCAACGGCGAGCCGCTCGCGGTATCGACGCCGGTCGAATCGGTCTGGGGCAATCCGCAGGAACTGCTGAAGAATCCCGATCGCCTGCCGCAGCTCGCCGATGCGCTGGGTGTGCCGGTCGACGTGCTGCAGCGCAAGCTCAGCCAGAAGGCCGGCAAGGAATTCCTCTACCTCAAGCGCCGCATCAATCCGGACGAGGCGAAGAAGATCCTCGCGCTCGGCGTTCCGGGTGTGGCCAGCCAGCGCGAATACCGTCGCTTCTACCCGCAGGGTGAAGCGATGGCGCACGTGCTGGGCTTCACGAATGTCGACGACGAAGGCCAGGAGGGCCTCGAGCTCGCGTTCGATGAATGGCTGCGCGGCAAGCCCGGCGCGAAGCGCGTGCTGCGCGATGGCCACGGTCGCATCATCGAGAACGTCGATCTGGTGCGCGCGGCCGAGCCCGGTCGCGATCTCACGCTGACCATCGACCGTCGCATGCAGTTCCTCGCCTACCGCGAACTGCGCAAGGCGTTGATGGAGCATGGCGCATCAAGTGGTTCGATCGTCACCCTCGACGTCACCACCGGCGAAGTGCTGGCGATGGCGAACCTGCCGACGTTCAATCCGAATGCCGTGTCGACGTCCGACCGCGAGGCCCATCGCAACCGCGCGATCACCGACGTGTTCGAACCCGGCTCGACGATGAAGCCGATCACCATTGCTGCCGCGCTCACCGCCGGCGTAGTGACGCCGACGACGCCGATCGATCTCTCGCCGGGCTGGATGAAGCTCGGCAAGTACACGATCCGCGATCACAGCAACTACGGCCTGCAGACCGTCACGGGCGTCATCACCAAGAGCTCGAACATCGGCGCGTCGAAGATCTCGGCCAAGCTACAGGATCGCTACTTCTACGAGTTCATCAAGCGCTTCGGCTATGGCAGCAAGCCGGGCAGTGGCTTCCCAGGCGAAGTGTCGGGTGTGCTCGCGCCGCCGTCGCGCTGGAATGGTCTGCAGAAGGCGACGATCTCGTACGGCTACGGCCTGTCGGCGACGCCGCTGCAGATCGCCGTCGCCTACGCCGCGATCGCGAATCACGGTGTATTGACCACGCCGACCTTCGTGAAGGGCGAACACGGCCAGACGCGTCAGGTGCTCGATCCGAAGGTCGCGCATGAAGTCATCAAGATGATGCAGACGGTGACGGAGCCGGGCGGCACCGCGACGCAGGGCGCGATCCTCGGTTATCACGTCGCCGGCAAGACCGGCACGGCGCGCAAGTTCAATGGTCGCGGCGGTTACTCGCAGCGCTATCTCTCGTACTTCGCCGGCATTGTGCCGGTCGACAACCCGCGCTTCGCGACCGTCGTCGTCGTCAACGATCCGGACCCGAGCAAGGGCTACTTCGGCGGCCTCGTCTCCGCGCCGGTGTTCAAGTCGGTGATGGAAGGCTCGCTGCGCCTGATGGACGTGCCGCCGGACGACATCGAGACCTGGCTCGCCGCGCAGGACAAGCTCACGCACGGAAACAGCGTCGCCACCGCGCCAGCGCCGACCCCGGCGCCGATGCCGGCACCCGTCGCATCGGACGACGATGTCGACATCCCCTTCGAAGCCGCACCGGTGACGCCATGA
- a CDS encoding UDP-N-acetylmuramoyl-L-alanyl-D-glutamate--2,6-diaminopimelate ligase yields the protein MTRTMRLAELLPDVDGIPVDLVVSGLVQDSREVTPGDAFVAIGGFGAHGLGFVDAAKARGASAVLFEPPAPAEVPAPVDAIAVPDLRTRLGEMAHRFHGRATESMTVVGVTGTNGKTSTVQLIAQAWTLRGVTAGTVGTLGAGLYGRTEPTGFTTPLVLKLHQLIGAMRDEGADALAMEVSSHALDQGRVDGVRFDVAVFTNLTRDHLDYHGTMAAYGAAKARLFGWSGLASAVVNLDDDYGRQLFDALPSTVRGVGVSSRAAAGATLRAADVSLDATGITFELVGGDARAPVHSPLLGRFNVDNLLAVAGVLHALGADVADVAGTLSRLQPIHGRMNRLGAAGQPLVVIDYAHTPDALEQALSTLRAHTRGRLICVFGCGGERDTGKRPQMGAIAERLADVAIVTDDNPRGEDGDAIVAGILDGFSDRARAIVLRDRRVAIQRAIGDANADDVVLVAGKGHEPYQEVAGVKHPFDDTEVAREALEVHA from the coding sequence ATGACGCGCACGATGCGACTCGCCGAACTGCTTCCCGACGTCGACGGCATCCCCGTCGACTTGGTCGTTTCCGGTCTCGTGCAGGACAGCCGCGAAGTCACGCCGGGCGATGCGTTCGTCGCGATCGGTGGCTTTGGCGCGCACGGCCTCGGTTTCGTGGATGCGGCGAAGGCGCGCGGCGCGTCCGCGGTGCTGTTCGAGCCGCCGGCGCCGGCCGAGGTTCCCGCTCCGGTCGACGCCATCGCGGTACCCGACCTGCGCACGCGTCTCGGCGAAATGGCACACCGTTTCCACGGTCGCGCCACCGAATCGATGACCGTCGTCGGCGTCACCGGTACCAACGGCAAGACCTCGACGGTGCAGCTGATCGCGCAGGCGTGGACTCTTCGCGGCGTCACCGCTGGCACCGTCGGCACGCTGGGCGCGGGCCTCTACGGCCGCACCGAACCGACCGGTTTCACTACGCCGCTGGTGTTGAAGCTGCACCAGCTGATCGGCGCGATGCGTGACGAAGGCGCGGACGCGCTCGCGATGGAAGTCAGCTCGCATGCGCTCGACCAGGGCCGTGTCGACGGCGTGCGTTTCGACGTTGCGGTGTTCACCAACCTCACCCGGGACCACCTCGACTACCACGGCACCATGGCGGCGTACGGCGCGGCAAAAGCGCGCCTTTTCGGCTGGTCGGGTCTCGCGTCGGCGGTGGTCAATCTCGACGACGACTACGGCCGCCAGCTGTTCGATGCGCTTCCGTCGACGGTGCGCGGTGTCGGCGTGAGTTCGCGCGCGGCGGCCGGTGCGACGCTTCGCGCGGCCGACGTCTCACTCGACGCCACTGGCATCACGTTCGAGCTCGTTGGCGGCGATGCGAGGGCGCCCGTGCATTCGCCGCTCCTCGGCCGCTTCAATGTCGACAACCTGCTCGCGGTCGCTGGCGTCCTGCACGCACTAGGCGCGGATGTCGCCGATGTCGCCGGGACGCTGTCGCGTCTCCAGCCGATCCACGGCCGCATGAACCGCCTCGGCGCCGCCGGCCAGCCGCTGGTGGTCATCGACTACGCACACACGCCGGACGCGCTCGAACAGGCGCTGTCGACACTCCGCGCGCACACGCGCGGTCGTCTCATCTGCGTGTTCGGGTGCGGTGGCGAACGCGACACCGGCAAGCGTCCGCAGATGGGCGCGATCGCCGAGCGTCTGGCCGACGTCGCGATCGTCACCGACGACAACCCGCGCGGCGAGGACGGCGATGCGATCGTCGCCGGCATCCTCGACGGTTTTTCCGATCGCGCGCGCGCCATCGTGCTGCGCGATCGCCGCGTCGCCATCCAGCGCGCGATTGGTGACGCGAACGCCGACGACGTCGTGCTCGTCGCCGGCAAGGGCCACGAGCCCTACCAGGAAGTCGCGGGCGTGAAGCATCCGTTCGACGACACCGAAGTGGCGCGCGAAGCGCTGGAGGTGCACGCATGA
- the murF gene encoding UDP-N-acetylmuramoyl-tripeptide--D-alanyl-D-alanine ligase, whose protein sequence is MRPLRLSDIAAMTAGRVVGEDIVVDRLLTDTRGLSSVEPSVCASSLFVALKGANFDGHDHVSAAADAGIGAALVSRITGDLPQVLVGDTQLALADLARGVQASRSTKVVAITGSNGKTSVKTLTLAILEQAGRTYGNPGNRNNEIGLPLAVIDAPEDAQFAVYEMGAGQPGDIAYLTAIARPDVSIVNNIAPAHLERMGSLLGVADTKAAIYDALPADGVAVINADDSFAPFFAERAAGRRHIRFGLETSADVTARDIALSENGSSFTIVTPQGEASVELAMPGRHNVRNALAAASLAIGAGVPLSTIASGLSAARPVAGRLVTHRLRSGATLIDDSYNANPGSLAAAIDTLAAMPGASWLVLGDMRELGDDAVALHAQAGTRAREAGIARLYALGPLSAAAAEAFGANARHFATHESLAEALRADLSADVRVLVKGSRGSAMDRIVAALLNGHSHAA, encoded by the coding sequence ATGAGGCCGCTGCGTCTATCCGATATCGCCGCGATGACCGCGGGCCGTGTCGTCGGCGAGGACATCGTCGTCGACCGTCTGCTCACCGATACCCGGGGGCTCAGCTCCGTCGAGCCGTCGGTATGCGCGTCCAGCCTGTTCGTCGCGCTGAAGGGCGCGAATTTCGATGGGCACGACCATGTGTCCGCTGCGGCAGACGCCGGCATCGGCGCCGCGCTGGTGTCGCGCATCACCGGCGACCTGCCGCAGGTGCTGGTCGGTGATACGCAGCTCGCGCTTGCCGATCTCGCGCGCGGCGTGCAGGCGTCGCGTTCGACGAAGGTGGTCGCGATCACCGGCAGCAACGGCAAGACCAGCGTGAAGACGCTCACGCTCGCCATCCTCGAACAGGCCGGTCGCACCTACGGCAATCCCGGTAATCGCAACAACGAGATCGGCCTGCCGCTCGCGGTGATCGATGCGCCGGAAGACGCGCAGTTCGCCGTCTACGAAATGGGCGCCGGCCAGCCGGGCGACATCGCGTATCTCACCGCGATCGCGCGGCCCGACGTGTCCATCGTCAACAACATCGCGCCCGCGCACCTGGAGCGCATGGGCTCGTTGCTCGGCGTCGCCGACACCAAGGCCGCGATTTACGACGCGCTGCCGGCCGACGGCGTTGCGGTGATCAACGCCGACGACAGCTTCGCGCCGTTCTTCGCCGAGCGTGCGGCGGGGCGTCGTCATATCCGCTTCGGCCTCGAGACCAGCGCCGACGTCACCGCGCGCGACATCGCACTCAGCGAGAACGGTTCGAGTTTCACGATCGTCACGCCGCAGGGCGAGGCGTCAGTCGAACTCGCGATGCCGGGCCGTCACAACGTGCGCAATGCATTGGCCGCAGCGTCGCTCGCGATCGGCGCCGGCGTTCCGCTGTCGACGATCGCGTCGGGTCTGTCGGCCGCGCGACCTGTCGCAGGCCGCCTGGTCACGCATCGCCTGCGCAGCGGCGCGACGCTGATCGACGACAGCTACAACGCGAATCCGGGTTCGCTCGCCGCTGCGATCGATACGCTCGCGGCGATGCCGGGTGCGTCGTGGCTGGTGCTGGGTGACATGCGCGAACTCGGCGACGACGCCGTCGCGCTGCATGCCCAGGCCGGTACGCGCGCCCGTGAAGCCGGCATCGCGCGTCTCTACGCCCTGGGCCCGCTGAGCGCGGCCGCCGCCGAGGCGTTCGGTGCGAATGCGCGCCACTTCGCTACCCATGAATCACTCGCCGAAGCGCTGCGCGCGGACCTGTCCGCCGACGTGCGCGTGCTCGTCAAGGGCTCCCGCGGCAGCGCGATGGATCGCATCGTCGCTGCGCTACTGAACGGACACTCGCATGCTGCTTGA
- the mraY gene encoding phospho-N-acetylmuramoyl-pentapeptide-transferase has translation MLLELTRWLEQLQSHFGLFSYLTFRGILSALTSLFLSLWWGPAVIRRLGQLKAGGQPIRKDGPQSHFSKAGTPTMGGALILLTVLASVLLWGDLRNRYVWLVLAVMVAFGAIGWWDDWIKIVKRDPNGMRSRTKYFLQSVFGLAAGLFLYYYANPGVAAATTFYIPLFKQVALPLVSVSFVFIAYLWIVGFSNAVNLTDGLDGLAIMPTVLVACALGVFAYASGNAVFSNYLQIPQIPGAGELIVICAAIAGAGLGFLWFNTYPAMVFMGDIGALALGAVLGTIAVIVRQELVLVIMGGIFVIETLSVMIQVASFKLTGKRVFKMAPIHHHFELKGWPEPRVIVRFWIISVVLVLIGLATLKVR, from the coding sequence ATGCTGCTTGAACTCACCCGCTGGCTCGAACAGCTGCAGAGCCACTTCGGGCTTTTCAGCTACCTCACGTTCCGCGGCATCCTCAGCGCGCTGACGTCGCTGTTCCTCTCGCTCTGGTGGGGGCCGGCGGTCATTCGCCGCCTCGGCCAGCTCAAGGCGGGCGGCCAGCCGATCCGCAAGGACGGCCCGCAGTCGCACTTCTCGAAGGCGGGCACGCCGACGATGGGCGGCGCGCTGATCCTGCTGACGGTGCTCGCGTCGGTGCTGCTGTGGGGTGACCTGCGCAACCGCTACGTGTGGCTGGTGCTGGCGGTGATGGTTGCGTTCGGCGCGATCGGCTGGTGGGACGACTGGATCAAGATCGTCAAGCGCGATCCCAATGGCATGCGGTCGCGCACCAAGTATTTCCTGCAGTCGGTGTTCGGCCTTGCTGCCGGCCTGTTCCTCTACTACTACGCCAACCCGGGCGTGGCCGCGGCGACGACGTTCTACATCCCGCTCTTCAAGCAGGTCGCGCTGCCGCTGGTGAGCGTGTCCTTCGTCTTCATCGCCTATCTGTGGATCGTCGGCTTCTCGAACGCGGTGAACCTCACCGACGGCCTCGACGGCCTCGCGATCATGCCGACGGTGCTCGTCGCCTGCGCCCTGGGCGTGTTTGCGTATGCGTCGGGCAACGCGGTGTTCTCGAACTACCTGCAGATCCCGCAGATCCCGGGCGCGGGCGAACTCATCGTCATCTGCGCGGCGATCGCGGGCGCGGGCCTGGGCTTCCTGTGGTTCAACACCTATCCCGCGATGGTGTTCATGGGCGACATCGGCGCGCTCGCGCTCGGCGCCGTGCTCGGCACGATCGCGGTGATCGTCCGCCAGGAACTCGTGCTGGTGATCATGGGCGGCATCTTCGTCATCGAGACGCTCTCGGTGATGATCCAGGTCGCCAGCTTCAAGCTCACCGGCAAGCGCGTCTTCAAGATGGCACCGATCCACCATCACTTCGAGCTCAAGGGCTGGCCCGAGCCGCGCGTCATCGTGCGCTTCTGGATCATCTCGGTGGTGCTCGTCCTCATCGGCCTCGCGACGTTGAAGGTGCGCTGA